One Syngnathoides biaculeatus isolate LvHL_M chromosome 4, ASM1980259v1, whole genome shotgun sequence DNA window includes the following coding sequences:
- the nono gene encoding non-POU domain-containing octamer-binding protein, protein MQGNRGPHQNHGPNRQSGQGDQKKHGGNTNGEEPSDSTSRPNEALTLDLQSFRKPGEKTFTQRSRLFVGNLPSGVTEEDIQKLFAKYGKATEIFVNKDRGFGFIRLETRIIAEIARAELDDTPFRGRPIRVRFATHGAALSIKNLPEFVSNELLEEAFSVFGQIERAVIIVDDRGRPTGKGIVEFTSKPAARKALDKCNDGAYLLTAFPRPIIVEPMEQLDDEEGLSEKLITKNQQYHKEREQPPRFAQPGSFEYEYAMRWKALMEMEKQQYEMVDRNMKEAQEKLEAEMEAARHEHQVMLMRQDLLRRQEELRRMEELHSQEVQKRKQAELRQEEERRRREEEMRMRNEEMMKRQQEGFRGGFQPESREQDMRMHLGSSGMPADNAALMAGSGGASLPGAQGGFPRGLPGPGDYVPNKQRRF, encoded by the coding sequence aTGCAAGGAAACAGGGGTCCTCACCAAAACCACGGTCCCAACCGTCAATCTGGTCAGGGAGACCAGAAGAAACATGGAGGGAACACGAACGGCGAGGAGCCGAGCGACTCGACTAGCCGCCCGAACGAGGCCTTAACGCTGGACTTGCAGAGCTTCAGGAAACCGGGTGAGAAAACCTTCACCCAGCGCAGCAGGCTCTTTGTGGGTAACCTGCCCAGCGGAGTCACGGAGGAGGATATTCAAAAGCTGTTCGCGAAGTACGGCAAGGCCACCGAGATCTTCGTCAACAAGGACCGGGGGTTCGGCTTCATCCGCCTGGAGACCCGAATCATCGCCGAGATCGCCAGAGCCGAGCTCGACGACACCCCGTTCAGAGGTCGACCCATCCGCGTCCGCTTCGCCACTCACGGTGCCGCCCTGTCTATCAAGAACCTGCCGGAGTTTGTGTCCAACGAGCTGCTGGAGGAGGCCTTCTCCGTTTTCGGTCAGATCGAGCGCGCCGTCATCATCGTGGACGACCGAGGGAGGCCCACCGGGAAGGGGATTGTGGAATTCACCTCCAAGCCGGCGGCCAGGAAGGCTCTGGACAAATGCAACGACGGCGCCTACCTGCTCACCGCCTTCCCCCGCCCCATCATCGTGGAGCCCATGGAGCAGCTCGACGACGAGGAGGGTCTGTCCGAGAAACTCATCACCAAAAACCAGCAGTACCACAAAGAGCGCGAGCAGCCCCCGCGCTTCGCCCAGCCGGGCTCCTTCGAGTACGAGTACGCCATGCGCTGGAAGGCCCTGATGGAGATGGAGAAGCAGCAGTACGAGATGGTGGACCGCAACATGAAGGAGGCCCAGGAGAAGCTGGAGGCCGAGATGGAGGCGGCCCGGCACGAGCATCAGGTGATGCTGATGAGGCAAGACCTGCTCAGGCGCCAGGAGGAGCTGCGCAGGATGGAGGAGCTCCACAGCCAGGAGGTGCAGAAGCGCAAGCAGGCCGAGCTCCGGCAGGAGGAGGAACGCCGGCGCAGGGAGGAGGAAATGCGCATGCGCAACGAGGAGATGATGAAGCGCCAGCAGGAGGGCTTCAGGGGCGGCTTCCAGCCCGAGAGCCGAGAGCAAGACATGAGGATGCACCTGGGCTCCTCCGGGATGCCGGCCGACAACGCCGCCCTCATGGCCGGCTCGGGCGGCGCCAGCTTGCCGGGGGCGCAGGGCGGCTTCCCCCGGGGCCTCCCTGGACCCGGGGACTACGTACCCAACAAGCAGCGCAGGTTTTAG
- the npc1l1 gene encoding NPC1-like intracellular cholesterol transporter 1, which produces MTDLTPKVLSRGEHQPGYCAFYEECGRNPLVGAALIPPIVPCRNYSRARELSGKHYNKLKEVCPMLDKGVGNTFACCSMKQLSSLEISLTLSKALLVRCPSCAENFAHLHCINTCSPDQSQTVKVTKVVNITNNLGKTREAVVAYQAFLTTSFAETSFQSCQNVRIPATGGFAIATMCGRYGAKLCNPQRWYDFQGDSSNGLAPLDIDFRLINEGETVGVPEGVIPYNGRAFRCNETTPSGGEVCSCQDCKQSCPAMPPPPVPPGPFRLLGTDAVLVISITLFCFLLFSFLFFLLVSCHVKSQKKQDEEKKKRKNKDQNCNDVSQRLIHPSEVTCADKNSMAAQAFLSSIFQTWGTLMATYPLMVLLVSAVVVTAFAAGLTSIELTTDPVELWSAPDSRARQEKDFHDKHFGPFFRTNQLILTAPGRKGHIYDSLLFGVQNFSGLVSKELIIELLLLQEKIQNIEFWSEDLNRTASLKDVCFAPLNPNNSSQTDCAVNSLPQYFQNSLDNINDKVNMTKQGVTREVDWRDHLIYCLNSPLSFKDNTKLGLSCMADYGGPVFPFLAVGGYEGDEYTKAEAFILTFSLNNYPRTNVKYNVAMQWENEFLKIVQDYQRDPAANFTFAYMAERSLEDEINRTTAEDIPIFMISYAVIFVYIAVALGEYSSWRRILVDSKFLVGLGGILVVGCSVLASMGFYSWIGIPSSLVILQVVPFLVLAVGADNIFIFVLEYQRDVRMPGEKREQQIGRVLGNVAPSMLLCSLSEAVCFFLGALSTMPAVKTFALYAALAVLMDFVLQMTAFVALLSLDARRQDHNRCELLCCVTVETRKSDKPNEGFLLPFMRKYYAPVLLNTYMRFAVMVVFLFMFSGSVYLMFNVTVGLDQELAMPKGSYMLDYFQYLYKYLEVGVPVYFVTKPGFNFTTEEGMNAVCSSVGCDQFSMTQKIQYAANHPELSYIGISANSWVDDFVDWLNPASRCCRLYTIGPNTGKFCPADKSSWICGRKCLAKPPNSVLRPTEEEFDRFLPAFLGNRPDLQCPKGGLGAYDTAVVRDDSGQIIASRFMAYHTPLTNSQEFTAALLRARELAADITEGMKSINGTSPDFEVFPYTVTNVFYEQYLTIVPEGLFNISLCLLPTFIVCCLLLGLDLRSGLLNLITIIMITVDTVGVMTLWEIHYNAVALINLVTAVGISVEFVSHMTRSFALSTKPTRVERAKEATANMGSAVFAGVAMTNLPGILVLAFAKAQLIQIFFFRLNLVITLLGMAHGLIFLPVVLSYFGPGVNKAVLLQIQRAQAETQKELELRDNMRRFYDNICYEDNEVKEEAHSNAAEAPEDSQGQEYDGKHQQEEEKIDRL; this is translated from the exons ATGACAGATTTGACTCctaaa GTGCTGTCACGGGGCGAGCATCAACCGGGCTACTGCGCGTTCTATGAGGAGTGCGGCCGCAACCCTTTGGTGGGAGCGGCCCTCATACCTCCCATCGTCCCCTGCCGAAATTACAGCCGAGCCCGGGAGCTGAGCGGAAAACACTACAACAAACTCAAAGAG GTGTGCCCCATGTTGGACAAGGGTGTCGGCAACACGTTTGCTTGTTGCTCCATGAAGCAGCTGTCATCCCTGGAAATAAGTTTGACTTTGTCCAAGGCCCTGCTGGTGCGCTGTCCCTCTTGCGCCGAAAACTTCGCCCACCTGCACTGCATCAACACCTGCAGCCCGGACCAGAGCCAGACCGTCAAAGTCACAAAGGTCGTGAATATTACCAACAACCTGGGAAAGACTAGAGAGGCCGTGGTGGCGTACCAGGCCTTCCTCACCACCAGCTTTGCGGAAACCTCCTTCCAGTCGTGCCAAAATGTCAGAATCCCCGCCACGGGAGGCTTCGCCATAGCCACCATGTGCGGCCGCTACGGCGCCAAGCTCTGTAACCCGCAGCGCTGGTATGACTTCCAGGGGGATTCTAGCAACGGTCTGGCTCCTTTAGACATTGATTTCAGACTTATTAACGAGGGAGAAACAGTGGGTGTACCCGAGGGTGTGATTCCCTACAACGGGCGAGCCTTTAGGTGCAATGAGACCACGCCGTCCGGAGGTGAGGTGTGCTCGTGTCAGGACTGCAAACAATCGTGCCCTGCCATGCCACCTCCCCCGGTGCCACCGGGACCCTTCAGACTTTTGGGCACGGACGCCGTGCTTGTCATTTCTATCACCTTATTCTGTTTTCTCCTattctccttcctcttcttcctcttggtCTCTTGTCATGTCAAGTCACAGAAGAAGCAAGAcgaagagaaaaagaagaggaaaaacaaagaccagAACTGTAACGATGTCAGTCAGCGGCTCATTCACCCGTCGGAGGTCACGTGCGCCGACAAGAACAGCATGGCCGCTCAGGCCTTCCTAAGTTCCATCTTTCAGACGTGGGGAACACTCATGGCGACTTATCCCCTCATG GTGCTCCTGGTATCAGCCGTCGTCGTCACGGCGTTTGCCGCCGGCCTCACGTCCATCGAGCTCACCACCGACCCAGTGGAGCTGTGGTCGGCTCCCGACAGCCGAGCCCGTCAGGAGAAGGATTTCCATGACAAACACTTCGGACCCTTCTTCAGGACCAACCAGTTAATTTTGACAGCGCCGGGCAGAAAAGGTCACATTTACGATTCTTTGCTCTTTGGAGTACAGAACTTCAGTGGCCTCGTCTCCAAAGAGCTCATTATTGAGTTGCTACTTCTCCAGGAAAAAATCCAG AACATTGAGTTCTGGTCAGAAGACCTAAATCGCACAGCGAGCCTGAAGGATGTGTGTTTTGCACCGCTGAACCCCAACAACTCCTCCCAGACCGACTGTGCGGTGAACAGTCTCCCACAATACTTCCAGAACAGCTTGGACAACATCAATGACAAGGTCAACATGACTAAGCAGGGGGTGACCAGAGAGGTCGACTGGCGAGACCACCTCATCTACTGCCTCAA TTCGCCACTGTCGTTCAAAGACAACACCAAATTGGGACTCAGCTGCATGGCTGACTACGGTGGTCCAGTCTTCCCTTTTTTGGCTGTCGGCGGCTACGAGG GTGATGAGTACACCAAGGCGGAGGCCTTCATTCTGACCTTCTCCCTCAACAACTATCCGCGGACCAACGTCAAGTACAACGTGGCCATGCAGTGGGAGAACGAATTTCTGAAAATTGTCCAAGATTATCAGAGAGACCCAGCGGCCAACTTTACGTTTGCATACATGGCAGAG AGGTCTCTGGAGGATGAGATCAACCGGACGACGGCCGAGGATATTCCCATCTTCATGATCAGCTACGCTGTTATCTTCGTTTACATCGCTGTGGCTCTGGGGGAGTATTCTTCATGGAGACGCATCCTG GTTGATTCCAAGTTTCTGGTGGGCCTCGGCGGGATCTTGGTGGTGGGGTGCTCGGTGCTGGCCTCCATGGGCTTCTACTCTTGGATTGGCATCCCCTCCTCGCTGGTCATCCTGCAGGTCGTGCCCTTCCTGGTGCTCGCCGTCGGCGCTGACAACATCTTCATCTTTGTCCTGGAATACcag AGAGACGTGAGGATGCCTGGAGAGAAACGAGAGCAGCAGATAGGCCGTGTGCTTGGAAACgttgctcccagcatgctcctCTGCAGTCTTTCCGAGGCCGTCTGCTTCTTTCTAG GGGCCCTGTCCACCATGCCCGCGGTGAAGACCTTCGCCTTGTACGCCGCTCTGGCCGTGCTCATGGACTTCGTCCTCCAGATGACAGCGTTTGTGGCGCTCCTGTCGCTGGATGCCCGGCGCCAAGACCACAACCGCTGCGAGCTGCTCTGCTGCGTCACCGTAGAGACTCGGAAATCCGACAAGCCCAACGAGGGCTTCCTCTTGCCCTTCATGAGGAAGTATTACGCCCCAGTGCTGCTGAACACTTACATGAGATTCGCCGTG ATGGTGGTCTTCCTCTTCATGTTCAGTGGATCCGTGTACCTCATGTTCAATGTGACAGTAGGTCTGGATCAGGAGCTGGCTATGCCCAAG GGCTCGTATATGCTGGATTATTTCCAGTACTTATACAAATATTTGGAAGTGGGCGTGCCGGTTTATTTTGTCACCAAACCCGGCTTCAATTTTACCACAGAGGAGGGCATGAATGCGGTGTGTTCCAGCGTGGGCTGCGACCAGTTCTCCATGACCCAGAAGATCCAGTACGCCGCCAATCACCCGGAACT ATCATATATCGGAATCTCTGCAAACTCCTGGGTGGATGATTTCGTCGACTGGCTGAACCCGGCATCCAGATGCTGTCGACTTTATACCATTGGGCCGAATACTGGAAAGTTCTGTCCTGCAGACAAAT CTTCCTGGATCTGTGGACGGAAGTGCTTGGCCAAGCCCCCAAACAGCGTCCTCCGGCCCACAGAGGAAGAGTTTGACCGGTTTCTTCCGGCGTTTTTGGGTAATAGGCCTGACTTGCAGTGTCCCAAAGG TGGACTGGGAGCGTATGACACGGCTGTGGTGAGAGACGACAGCGGACAAATTATTG CCTCTCGCTTCATGGCCTACCACACACCTCTGACCAACTCTCAGGAGTTCACGGCGGCGCTCCTGAGGGCCAGAGAACTGGCCGCCGACATCACCGAGGGCATGAAGAGCATAAACGGAACCTCTCCGGACTTTGAGGTCTTCCCATACAC GGTGACCAACGTTTTCTACGAGCAGTACCTGACCATCGTGCCGGAGGGCCTCTTCAACATCTCGCTGTGTCTGCTGCCCACGTTCATCGTGTGCTGTCTGCTGCTGGGGTTGGACCTGCGCTCCGGCCTGCTCAAcctcatcaccatcatcatgatCACCGTGGACACCGTCGGGGTCATGACACTCTGGGAAATCCACTACAACGCAGTGGCGCTGATCAACCTGGTGACA GCAGTGGGCATCTCCGTGGAATTTGTGTCGCACATGACGAGATCGTTCGCTCTCAGCACGAAGCCCACTCGTGTGGAGCGAGCCAAGGAGGCCACCGCCAACATGGGCAGCGCA GTGTTCGCTGGCGTTGCCATGACCAACCTGCCCGGCATCCTTGTGTTGGCCTTTGCCAAAGCCCAACTCATCCAGATCTTCTTCTTCCGCCTCAACCTGGTCATCACACTTTTGGGGATGGCTCATGGACTCATCTTCCTCCCCGTGGTCCTTAGCTACTTTG GGCCCGGCGTGAATAAAGCCGTGCTGCTGCAGATCCAGCGGGCGCAAGCCGAGACCCAAAAGGAACTGGAGCTCAGGGACAACATGAGACGATTCTATGATAACATCTGCTACGAGGACAACGAGGTGAAGGAAGAGGCGCACTCCAACGCCGCAGAAGCTCCAGAGGACAGTCAAGGCCAAGAATACGATGGGAAACACCAACAGGAAGAGGAGAAAATTGACCGTTTATGA